A window of the Lolium perenne isolate Kyuss_39 chromosome 7, Kyuss_2.0, whole genome shotgun sequence genome harbors these coding sequences:
- the LOC127318577 gene encoding cytochrome P450 76M5 encodes MEIELWLLCATLAIVFLWATRRSGAGRMPPGPTPLPVVGNLLSLRHGNLHHTLARLARVHGPVMTLKLGLTTAVVVSSRDAAEEAFTKHDRRLAARAIPDAARALGFSDRSMIWLPSSDPLWKSLRGVVATNVFSPRGLAAARGVRERKVRDLVGYFRGRAGREVDFGQAVYGGALNLVSSAFCSVDVVDVGGESAQGVRELVLDLVAVIAKPNVSDLVPFLRPLDLQGWRRWSAIRFGKIFLILDGIIDRRMALANGSTEKQGDFLDSLLELISTGKLARGSLTTILFDVIAAGSDTVSLTVEWAMAELLRNQSIMAKARAEIQSALGGKVAVDETDAVNLPYLQAVVKEVLRLHPVAPILLPHRAVEDGVEIGGYAVPKGSTVIFNAWAIMRDPAAWERPDEFVPERFLDMANQLDFRGKAFEFIPFGSGRRLCPGVPMAERVVPFILASLLHAFEWRLPDGVSAEELDVSEKFTTANVLNVPLKAVPVVIA; translated from the coding sequence ATGGAGATCGAGCTCTGGCTCCTATGTGCGACGCTCGCGATCGTCTTCCTATGGGCGACACGGCGTTCGGGCGCCGGGCGGATGCCGCCGGGCCCCACGCCACTGCCCGTCGTCGGCAACCTGCTCAGCCTCCGCCACGGCAACCTCCACCACACGCTCGCGCGCCTCGCGCGCGTCCACGGCCCCGTCATGACGCTCAAGCTCGGGCTCACCACCGCCGTGGTCGTCTCCTCGCGCGACGCGGCTGAGGAGGCATTCACCAAGCACGACCGGCGTCTGGCCGCGCGCGCGATCCCGGACGCGGCCCGCGCGCTCGGCTTCTCCGACCGGTCCATGATATGGCTTCCCAGCTCCGACCCGCTCTGGAAGAGCTTGCGCGGCGTCGTGGCCACCAACGTCTTCTCCCCGCGCGGCCTCGCCGCGGCGCGCGGCGTTCGCGAGCGTAAGGTGCGCGACCTCGTCGGCTACTTCCGCGGCCGCGCCGGGAGAGAGGTGGACTTCGGCCAGGCCGTGTACGGCGGCGCGCTTAACCTCGTGTCGAGCGCGTTCTGCTCCGTTGACGTGGTCGACGTGGGCGGGGAGTCGGCGCAGGGGGTGCGTGAGCTTGTCCTGGACCTCGTCGCGGTGATCGCGAAGCCCAACGTTTCCGACCTTGTCCCTTTCCTCCGACCGCTCGACTTGCAAGGATGGCGCCGCTGGTCGGCGATACGCTTCGGGAAAATATTCCTCATACTGGATGGCATAATCGATCGCCGTATGGCCCTTGCCAACGGCTCCACGGAGAAGCAAGGCGACTTCCTGGACTCGCTGCTCGAGCTCATCTCCACGGGCAAGCTCGCTCGCGGCAGCCTGACGACCATACTCTTCGACGTCATCGCGGCCGGGAGCGACACGGTGTCTCTCACCGTAGAGTGGGCAATGGCCGAGCTTCTCCGGAACCAGAGCATCATGGCCAAGGCCCGTGCCGAGATACAAAGTGCTCTCGGCGGCAAGGTAGCCGTCGACGAGACCGACGCGGTGAACCTGCCGTACCTCCAGGCCGTGGTGAAGGAGGTCTTGCGGCTGCATCCCGTGGCGCCGATACTGCTGCCCCACCGAGCCGTCGAGGATGGCGTGGAGATCGGCGGCTATGCCGTGCCGAAAGGCTCGACGGTCATCTTCAACGCGTGGGCGATTATGCGGGACCCGGCGGCGTGGGAGAGGCCCGACGAGTTCGTGCCGGAGAGGTTCCTCGACATGGCGAATCAGTTGGACTTCCGGGGCAAGGCCTTCGAGTTCATCCCGTTCGGGTCCGGCCGGAGGCTGTGCCCCGGCGTGCCCATGGCGGAGCGCGTCGTGCCGTTCATCCTGGCCTCGCTGCTGCACGCGTTCGAGTGGCGGCTACCGGACGGCGTTTCCGCCGAGGAGTTGGATGTGAGCGAGAAGTTTACCACCGCCAATGTGCTCAACGTCCCACTCAAGGCCGTGCCCGTTGTGATCGCTTAA